In Bacillota bacterium, one DNA window encodes the following:
- a CDS encoding M48 family metallopeptidase: MLIWFVIPFAIVLWIAEQFFRAELLGNAVKVSDEQYPEIHAIVKSQAGVLNLASIPEVFVINSQGAINALAVKFVSKKYVILYSSLIDVMLAHGSLKELSMVIGHELGHHAVGHLAWWKTFLLKPAMFIPFFGAAYSRACELTADRIGLYLCGDSEAARRGLIALASGSIYLAPKTAVKAFTEQERQMPPLFGFLHDLYATHPRTTRRVLELEAAKSLIGGTQNG, from the coding sequence ATGTTGATCTGGTTTGTCATTCCATTCGCGATTGTACTGTGGATTGCGGAGCAGTTCTTCAGGGCGGAGCTACTGGGCAACGCGGTGAAGGTAAGCGACGAGCAGTATCCAGAGATTCATGCGATTGTCAAGAGTCAAGCTGGAGTTTTGAACCTCGCTAGTATCCCCGAGGTGTTTGTTATAAACAGTCAGGGGGCGATAAATGCACTTGCCGTCAAGTTTGTCTCGAAGAAGTACGTTATCTTGTATTCGTCTCTGATCGACGTGATGCTGGCGCATGGTTCCCTCAAGGAGTTGAGTATGGTGATAGGACATGAGCTCGGGCATCATGCCGTGGGGCACCTTGCCTGGTGGAAGACCTTCTTGCTGAAGCCAGCCATGTTCATCCCGTTCTTTGGCGCTGCTTACTCTCGAGCATGTGAGCTGACGGCGGACCGAATCGGGTTGTATTTGTGCGGCGACAGTGAAGCTGCCCGCAGAGGACTAATCGCTCTGGCGTCGGGAAGCATCTATCTGGCACCCAAGACCGCTGTCAAGGCGTTTACCGAGCAGGAGCGGCAGATGCCACCGCTATTTGGTTTCCTCCATGATTTATATGCGACTCATCCACGAACAACCAGACGGGTTCTCGAACTGGAGGCAGCGAAGTCTCTCATCGGAGGTACTCAGAATGGCTAA
- a CDS encoding VWA domain-containing protein yields MQNTLRTASWWLLLLSTVLIPVGCGGGGKIHSPTDPDTEQLGATAAFIIRWPRTRLIPDGTNRIIIYAHHQQARTAFAYVKDRSGSATEERISVAIPYGQGITFSAEARRVPTTKYHNVHRLPLNHPDLRGGDLLGSGHDGTAHNVMYKSVVTATVEIQAPGTPDPGTARVDIRVNQVLADFFPLVLVLELIRDQDGNPITNLNRSNFEIWEDGVPAIITDVRVITQGATDLSACLVLDRSGSMAGQPNADLEQAASTFVNLMGNRDYGAVINFSYYHSIELSQDFTQDKNALLAAINGRSAAGATALYSAIWLGLEATARQQGAKAVIAMTDGRDNNSDKSVDDLITRATQTGIPVFTVGLGDVDASSLQRLANETGGLYFFAPSSDQLEVIYRRISRQLQGAIQITFISPDPQPAGRTRNLVIRYRYGQFQGETTSQYTY; encoded by the coding sequence ATGCAAAACACACTTCGTACTGCCTCGTGGTGGTTGCTCTTGCTCAGTACAGTATTAATCCCTGTCGGTTGCGGCGGAGGGGGAAAGATTCACTCGCCGACCGATCCCGACACAGAGCAGTTAGGTGCGACTGCTGCTTTCATCATTCGTTGGCCGCGCACGCGGCTGATACCGGATGGAACCAATCGCATCATCATATATGCGCACCACCAGCAAGCGAGAACAGCCTTCGCCTATGTGAAGGATCGGAGCGGTTCGGCGACGGAAGAGCGTATCAGCGTGGCAATCCCCTATGGCCAAGGCATCACCTTCAGCGCGGAAGCACGAAGGGTTCCGACGACCAAATACCACAATGTCCATCGCTTACCATTGAACCATCCTGATCTACGGGGGGGCGACCTGCTCGGGAGCGGGCACGATGGAACAGCACATAATGTGATGTATAAAAGTGTAGTCACCGCAACGGTTGAAATTCAGGCACCAGGAACCCCCGACCCCGGAACCGCTCGCGTAGACATTCGGGTGAACCAGGTCCTAGCCGACTTCTTCCCGCTGGTGCTGGTGTTGGAGTTGATACGCGACCAAGATGGCAATCCTATTACCAACCTCAATAGAAGCAACTTCGAAATTTGGGAAGACGGCGTGCCAGCCATCATCACGGATGTGCGCGTGATCACGCAAGGCGCAACAGACCTGTCCGCGTGCCTGGTGCTGGATCGCAGTGGCAGTATGGCGGGCCAACCGAATGCAGACCTTGAGCAAGCCGCATCTACTTTCGTGAACCTGATGGGCAATCGCGATTATGGAGCTGTTATCAACTTCTCCTATTACCACTCGATAGAGCTTTCGCAAGACTTCACTCAGGATAAAAACGCCTTGCTTGCTGCGATAAACGGACGTAGCGCGGCTGGCGCCACAGCGCTCTATTCGGCGATATGGCTCGGTCTAGAGGCTACCGCTCGGCAGCAGGGAGCAAAGGCTGTGATCGCGATGACCGATGGCAGAGACAATAACAGTGACAAAAGCGTCGATGACCTAATTACTCGCGCCACGCAAACAGGTATCCCTGTTTTCACGGTTGGCTTGGGTGATGTGGATGCATCCTCTCTGCAACGATTGGCGAATGAAACAGGCGGGCTTTATTTCTTCGCTCCCAGTTCAGACCAGCTGGAGGTAATTTACCGACGAATCTCGCGTCAGTTGCAGGGAGCGATCCAAATTACCTTCATCAGTCCTGATCCAC